A genome region from Tachyglossus aculeatus isolate mTacAcu1 chromosome 1, mTacAcu1.pri, whole genome shotgun sequence includes the following:
- the KCNJ13 gene encoding inward rectifier potassium channel 13 codes for MMDGSKSKTTAPLLTQRYQRMVTKDGHSTLQMDGAQRGGVAYLRDAWGILMDTRWRWMMLVFSASFVIHWLLFAVLWYVLAEMNGDLELDHDAPPENHTICVKYITSFTAAFSFSLETQLTIGYGTMFPSGDCPGAIALLAIQMLLGLMLEAFITGAFVAKIARPKNRAFSIRFTYSAVVAHTEGQPNLIFQVANTRPSPLTSVRVSAVLYQERENGKLCQTTVDFHLDNISTEECPFFMFPLTYYHPITSSSPLATLLRQETPHHFELVIFLSATQEGTGETCQRRTSYLPSEIMLHHCFASMLTRGPRGEYQIKMENFDKTLPELPAADSKSPDRTDLEIRINGQHIDNFQISDLGLVG; via the exons ATGATGGACGGCAGTAAGAGCAAAACCACTGCCCCTCTCCTGACTCAGAGATACCAGAGGATGGTCACCAAAGATGGCCACAGTACCCTCCAAATGGATGGCGCACAAAGAGGAGGCGTAGCTTATCTCCGTGATGCCTGGGGAATCTTAATGGACACGCGTTGGAGGTGGATGATGCTGGTCTTTTCAGCTTCTTTTGTCATCCACTGGCTTCTCTTTGCAGTGCTCTGGTATGTACTAGCAGAGATGAATGGTGATCTGGAGTTAGACCACGATGCCCCACCTGAAAACCACACTATCTGTGTCAAGTACATCACCAGTTTCACAGCTGCGTTTTCCTTCTCTCTGGAGACACAACTCACAATTGGCTACGGTACCATGTTCCCAAGCGGCGACTGCCCCGGTGCCATTGCCCTGCTTGCCATACAGATGCTCCTGGGACTCATGCTTGAGGCCTTTATCACAG GGGCCTTCGTGGCAAAGATTGCCCGACCAAAGAACAGGGCTTTCTCAATCCGCTTTACCTATTCTGCAGTAGTAGCTCACACCGAAGGCCAGCCGAACCTCATTTTCCAAGTGGCCAACACTCGCCCAAGCCCGCTAACCAGCGTTCGAGTCTCCGCTGTTCTCTATCAGGAACGTGAAAACGGCAAACTTTGCCAGACGACTGTGGACTTCCACCTGGACAACATCAGCACGGAAGAATGCCCGTTTTTCATGTTTCCGCTGACCTATTACCACCCCATCACGTCATCCAGTCCTCTGGCTACTCTTCTCCGGCAGGAAACGCCTCACCACTTCGAGCTAGTCATTTTCCTCTCTGCTACACAAGAGGGAACGGGAGAAACGTGCCAAAGGAGGACATCCTATCTACCATCTGAGATCATGTTACATCACTGTTTCGCATCGATGCTGACCCGAGGCCccagaggtgaatatcaaatcaaGATGGAGAATTTTGATAAGACTCTCCCTGAACTCCCTGCAGCAGACTCTAAGAGCCCGGACAGGACTGACCTGGAAATCCGTATCAACGGACAGCACATTGATAACTTCCAGATTTCTGACCTTGGATTGGTCGGATAG